Proteins co-encoded in one Phenylobacterium soli genomic window:
- a CDS encoding alpha/beta fold hydrolase, protein MTQHDARKGGGLGKALLAGVALVAGAFVVRGAIQRQGRARAFLSEGVDEKTWITLGGLEQWVTIRGRDLQNPILLFLHGGPGMAMSPFLHRAFPHWEEHFTVVNWDQRGAGRTFGRHGKKGTGPLTLGRMVVDGIELTEELKRRFPGVPILLCGWSWGSILGIEMLRARPHLFAAYVGTGQVVDMTRGESLSYFGTIDRLRAKGDERGAARLEAIAPPPYPNIKSLNRQRWLLLSTMPKAERRAFLSVIPSLLVGPDARMRDLRDYFKGLEFSLESLWGQIADWRLTDGGAEFETPLVFIEGDLDLQVPAALVTEVFAKLRAPAKELVIVEGAAHAALLTHPDRFRRELVERLRPFALGRPAKARRRKPV, encoded by the coding sequence GTGACCCAGCACGACGCGCGCAAGGGCGGAGGTCTTGGCAAGGCGCTTCTGGCCGGCGTGGCCCTGGTGGCCGGCGCTTTCGTGGTGCGCGGCGCGATCCAGCGCCAGGGCCGGGCCAGGGCCTTCCTCTCCGAAGGCGTCGATGAGAAGACCTGGATCACCCTGGGCGGTCTCGAGCAGTGGGTGACGATCCGCGGCCGCGACCTGCAGAACCCCATCCTGCTCTTCCTGCACGGCGGGCCGGGCATGGCCATGAGCCCCTTCCTGCACCGCGCCTTCCCGCACTGGGAGGAGCACTTCACCGTCGTCAACTGGGACCAGCGCGGCGCCGGCCGCACCTTCGGCCGCCACGGCAAGAAGGGCACGGGGCCCCTGACCCTCGGCCGCATGGTGGTCGACGGCATCGAGCTCACCGAGGAGCTCAAGCGCCGCTTCCCCGGCGTTCCGATCCTTCTTTGCGGCTGGTCGTGGGGCAGCATCCTGGGCATCGAGATGCTGCGCGCCCGGCCCCACCTGTTCGCGGCCTATGTGGGCACGGGCCAGGTGGTCGACATGACCCGCGGCGAGAGCCTGTCCTACTTCGGGACCATCGACCGGCTGCGCGCCAAGGGCGACGAGCGGGGCGCGGCCCGGCTGGAGGCCATCGCGCCGCCGCCCTATCCGAACATCAAGTCGCTCAACCGCCAGCGCTGGCTGCTGCTTTCGACCATGCCCAAGGCCGAGCGGCGCGCGTTCCTCAGCGTGATCCCGAGCCTGCTGGTCGGTCCCGACGCCCGGATGAGAGACCTGCGGGACTACTTCAAGGGCCTGGAGTTCAGCCTGGAGAGCCTGTGGGGCCAGATCGCCGACTGGCGACTGACCGACGGCGGCGCCGAGTTCGAGACGCCGCTGGTGTTCATCGAGGGCGACCTCGACCTGCAGGTCCCGGCCGCCCTGGTCACCGAGGTGTTCGCCAAGCTGCGCGCCCCGGCCAAGGAGCTGGTGATCGTCGAAGGCGCGGCCCACGCCGCCCTCCTGACCCACCCCGACCGTTTCCGGCGCGAACTCGTCGAGCGGCTGCGGCCTTTCGCGCTGGGCCGGCCGGCGAAGGCCCGGCGGCGCAAGCCGGTCTAG
- a CDS encoding L-aspartate oxidase, which translates to MERLRHDGVVVVGAGLAGLTAALAAGPRKALVLTPVPLNHGCSSAWAQGGMAAALSEGDAPELHAADTVSAGAGLVDPAMARLLAQEGPEAVRRLAALGAPFDRTADGGFAQSLEAAHSKARVARVKGDQAGRAIMEVVTVAALAAPHIEVKVGWALRGLLQDADGRVRGVLAEHDGQIIEITAAATVLATGGVGGLYGVTTTPAELTGDGLGLAAQAGALIGDPEFVQFHPTAIDIGRDPAPLATEALRGEGAVLVNAGGERFMARYHPDAELAPRDVVARAIHAEREAGRGAFLDATQAVGEHFPDEFPAVFAACMAGGVDPRVQPIPVAPACHYHMGGIVTDAEGRTTLAGLFAAGECASTGVHGANRLASNSLLEAAVFGARAGKAAALEVDPGTRPLAATPAPVLPAEALKRLRAAMSRDAGVVRDAAGLNRLITEIDALEAACGKAPALIAARLVATCALARTESRGGHFRADAPEVKAPKRTFVTLADLPAASPFRFAAE; encoded by the coding sequence ATGGAGCGCCTTCGCCACGACGGCGTGGTCGTCGTCGGCGCCGGCCTCGCCGGTCTCACGGCCGCCCTGGCCGCGGGGCCGCGCAAGGCGCTGGTGCTGACGCCCGTGCCGCTGAACCACGGCTGTTCCTCGGCCTGGGCGCAGGGCGGCATGGCCGCGGCCCTCTCAGAGGGCGATGCGCCCGAGCTGCACGCCGCCGACACGGTGAGCGCCGGCGCCGGCCTGGTGGACCCCGCCATGGCGCGCCTGCTGGCCCAGGAGGGCCCCGAGGCGGTGCGCCGGCTCGCCGCCCTCGGCGCGCCCTTCGACCGCACGGCCGACGGCGGCTTCGCCCAGAGCCTGGAGGCGGCCCACTCGAAGGCCCGCGTCGCGCGGGTCAAGGGCGACCAGGCCGGCCGGGCGATCATGGAGGTGGTGACCGTCGCCGCTCTCGCCGCGCCCCACATCGAGGTCAAGGTCGGCTGGGCGCTGCGCGGCCTGCTGCAGGACGCCGACGGCCGCGTGCGCGGAGTGCTGGCCGAGCACGACGGCCAGATCATCGAGATCACCGCCGCGGCCACGGTGCTGGCCACCGGCGGCGTCGGCGGGCTCTACGGCGTCACCACCACGCCGGCCGAGCTGACCGGCGACGGCCTCGGCCTGGCGGCGCAGGCCGGCGCCCTGATCGGCGACCCGGAGTTCGTCCAGTTCCATCCGACGGCGATCGACATCGGCCGCGACCCGGCCCCGCTGGCCACCGAGGCCCTGCGCGGCGAAGGCGCGGTGCTGGTCAACGCCGGGGGCGAACGCTTCATGGCCCGCTATCACCCGGACGCGGAGCTGGCGCCCCGCGACGTGGTCGCCCGCGCCATCCACGCCGAGCGCGAGGCGGGCCGCGGCGCCTTCCTCGACGCCACCCAGGCGGTGGGCGAGCACTTCCCCGACGAATTCCCGGCGGTGTTCGCGGCCTGCATGGCCGGCGGAGTGGATCCGCGGGTGCAGCCGATCCCGGTCGCGCCGGCCTGCCACTACCACATGGGCGGCATCGTCACCGACGCCGAGGGGCGGACGACGCTGGCCGGCCTGTTCGCCGCGGGCGAATGCGCCTCGACCGGCGTGCACGGGGCCAACCGCCTGGCCTCCAACTCCCTGCTCGAGGCGGCGGTGTTCGGCGCCCGCGCCGGCAAGGCCGCGGCCCTGGAAGTCGACCCGGGGACCCGGCCGCTGGCGGCGACGCCGGCGCCGGTGCTGCCGGCCGAGGCCCTGAAGCGGCTGCGCGCCGCCATGAGCCGCGACGCCGGCGTGGTGCGCGACGCGGCCGGCCTCAACCGCCTGATCACCGAGATCGACGCGCTCGAAGCCGCTTGCGGCAAGGCCCCCGCCCTGATCGCGGCGCGCCTCGTCGCGACCTGCGCCCTCGCCCGCACCGAGAGCCGGGGCGGCCACTTCCGCGCCGACGCGCCGGAGGTGAAGGCGCCGAAGCGGACCTTCGTCACCCTGGCCGACCTGCCGGCCGCCTCCCCCTTCCGGTTCGCCGCCGAATGA
- a CDS encoding cell wall hydrolase produces MSAALMGAGVGLSLGAVYMAGGMARAATDHARAERVAQVAAGNFSETVLQREVADPTVLRLAQAHDPFGADDTAADRQVQLLADRLNARAAHPDAMQQARDLDCLTDAVYYEARGETVRGQQAVATVVLNRVKNPNFPKTVCGVVFQRAAGACQFSFACDGSMRRGREVEAWDDARKIAARALSGYVLRDVGSATHFHTLDVSPGWGPKMLRVATVGLHVFYRFNPHARDAIQAPEPQRAVFTSTDANLPPTLRIAAAMTVKSDASAPAAQPVAGKDAKAVVKETTVPQGVAPGIAKATADSADLKTAKADTTAS; encoded by the coding sequence TTGAGCGCCGCTTTGATGGGCGCAGGCGTCGGCCTGTCCCTGGGCGCTGTCTATATGGCCGGCGGCATGGCCCGCGCCGCCACCGACCATGCCCGCGCCGAGCGCGTGGCCCAGGTCGCTGCGGGCAATTTCTCCGAGACCGTGCTGCAGCGCGAGGTGGCCGATCCCACCGTCCTGCGCCTGGCGCAGGCTCACGACCCGTTCGGCGCCGACGACACCGCCGCCGATCGCCAGGTCCAGCTGCTGGCCGATCGCCTGAACGCCCGCGCCGCCCATCCCGACGCGATGCAGCAGGCGCGCGACCTGGATTGCCTGACGGACGCGGTCTACTACGAGGCCCGCGGCGAGACCGTGCGCGGCCAGCAGGCCGTGGCCACGGTCGTGCTGAACCGGGTCAAGAACCCGAATTTCCCGAAGACCGTCTGCGGCGTGGTGTTCCAGCGCGCGGCCGGCGCCTGCCAGTTCTCCTTCGCCTGCGACGGCTCGATGCGCCGCGGCCGCGAGGTCGAGGCCTGGGACGACGCCCGCAAGATCGCCGCCCGTGCGCTCTCCGGCTACGTGCTGCGCGACGTCGGCTCGGCGACCCACTTCCACACCCTCGACGTCTCGCCGGGCTGGGGTCCGAAGATGCTGCGCGTGGCCACCGTCGGCCTGCACGTCTTCTATCGCTTCAACCCGCACGCCCGCGACGCCATCCAGGCGCCGGAGCCGCAGCGCGCGGTGTTCACCTCGACGGACGCCAATCTGCCGCCGACCCTGCGCATCGCGGCCGCCATGACCGTGAAGTCGGACGCCTCGGCGCCGGCCGCCCAGCCGGTCGCCGGCAAGGACGCCAAGGCCGTGGTGAAGGAGACGACCGTCCCCCAAGGCGTCGCGCCGGGCATCGCCAAGGCCACGGCCGACAGCGCCGACCTGAAGACGGCCAAGGCCGACACGACGGCTTCCTAG
- a CDS encoding Rid family hydrolase: MLKLAPAAPLVALATLASPAAAQDYPMHVAAPGGEAVIPAAPYQRAWDEFHFAPARRAGDWLYISGVVAGPRPGEGHDVEAYKAQVRRAFRTIEGLLEAEGLTFADVTMINSFHVWEGPNFTGTKAQQFEAFSAVKDEFMPPPHPAWTAVGSTGLIAETGVTEIQMIAYAPQVSRR, from the coding sequence ATGCTGAAGCTTGCCCCCGCCGCGCCCCTCGTGGCGCTCGCCACCCTCGCCTCGCCCGCCGCGGCGCAGGATTACCCCATGCACGTGGCCGCCCCCGGCGGCGAGGCGGTGATCCCGGCCGCGCCTTACCAGCGAGCCTGGGACGAGTTTCACTTCGCCCCTGCCCGGCGCGCCGGCGACTGGCTCTACATCTCTGGCGTAGTGGCCGGGCCACGCCCCGGTGAAGGCCATGACGTCGAGGCCTACAAGGCCCAGGTGCGGCGCGCCTTCAGAACCATCGAGGGGCTGCTCGAGGCCGAGGGCCTAACCTTCGCCGACGTGACCATGATCAACAGCTTCCACGTCTGGGAGGGGCCGAACTTCACCGGGACCAAGGCCCAGCAGTTCGAGGCGTTCAGCGCGGTGAAGGACGAGTTCATGCCGCCGCCGCACCCGGCCTGGACCGCCGTCGGATCCACCGGCCTGATCGCCGAGACCGGCGTGACCGAGATCCAGATGATCGCCTACGCGCCGCAGGTCTCGCGGCGCTAG
- the nadC gene encoding carboxylating nicotinate-nucleotide diphosphorylase, whose protein sequence is MIEPLPDLLIAPILDAALAEDLGRAGDVTAQACIPAEARLVAQFATRKAGVVSGLDCARLAIEMLDPEAHFEALVEDGEAVPAGTLLARVEANARALLSAERTALNLMGRLSGIATLTRAYVDAVRDTRARIVDTRKTTPGLRALEKYAVRCGGGVNHRFGLDDAILIKDNHVAACGSVGEAVRRAKAFAGHLMKVEVEVDTLAQFDEALTQAPDVIMLDNFSLSDMAEAVRRAEGRVVLEASGGINLDTVRGVAETGVDVISVGALTHSVGVLDIGLDAV, encoded by the coding sequence ATGATCGAGCCCCTCCCCGACCTGCTCATCGCGCCCATCCTCGACGCCGCGCTCGCCGAAGACCTCGGCCGCGCGGGGGACGTGACCGCCCAGGCCTGCATCCCGGCCGAGGCGCGCCTGGTCGCCCAGTTCGCCACCCGCAAGGCCGGCGTGGTCTCGGGCCTCGACTGCGCGCGACTGGCGATCGAGATGCTCGATCCGGAGGCGCACTTCGAGGCGCTCGTCGAGGACGGCGAGGCCGTGCCGGCCGGAACCCTCCTGGCGCGGGTCGAGGCCAACGCCCGGGCCCTGCTCTCCGCCGAGCGCACCGCCCTGAACCTGATGGGCCGGCTTTCGGGCATCGCCACCCTGACGCGGGCCTATGTGGACGCGGTGCGCGACACCCGCGCCCGGATCGTCGACACCCGCAAGACAACGCCCGGCCTGCGCGCTCTGGAGAAATACGCCGTGCGCTGCGGCGGCGGGGTGAACCACCGCTTCGGGCTCGACGACGCCATCCTGATCAAGGACAACCACGTGGCCGCTTGCGGCTCGGTCGGCGAGGCGGTGCGCCGCGCCAAGGCCTTCGCCGGCCACCTGATGAAGGTCGAGGTGGAGGTCGACACCCTGGCCCAGTTCGACGAGGCTCTGACCCAGGCGCCGGACGTCATCATGCTAGACAACTTCAGCCTCTCCGACATGGCCGAGGCGGTGCGCCGGGCCGAGGGCCGCGTGGTGCTGGAGGCGTCCGGCGGCATCAATCTGGACACCGTGAGGGGTGTCGCCGAGACCGGCGTCGACGTGATCAGCGTCGGCGCCCTGACCCACTCGGTCGGCGTGCTCGACATCGGGCTGGACGCGGTCTGA
- a CDS encoding GlxA family transcriptional regulator yields the protein MTRRVAFVIFPDFQLLDAAGPISAFEIAGRYRPGTYDFCLLAPQAGMVASTSGAALGAAALCEGPFDTIIMSGGEGSRDYAQLGSLLDWLKREAPRARRVASVCSGAYLLAKAGLLDARRATTHWNSTDHFAQEFPAVRLEPDRIFTRDGLGRDGEIWTSAGITAGIDLALALIEDDLGAKVARRTAQQLVVHHRRPGGQSQFSALLDTGGVHGRFAGLMDWIRERLAEPLSVERLADQAAMSPRNFARAFRAETGLTPAKAVERLRLEAARLRVEASAEPIDRVAEAVGFGDPERMRRAFLRAFGQPPQALRRAARA from the coding sequence ATGACCCGGCGCGTCGCCTTCGTGATCTTCCCCGACTTCCAGCTGCTGGACGCAGCGGGGCCAATCTCGGCGTTCGAGATCGCCGGGCGCTATCGCCCGGGGACCTACGACTTCTGCCTCCTCGCACCGCAGGCCGGCATGGTCGCCTCGACCTCGGGCGCGGCCCTGGGGGCGGCGGCGCTCTGCGAGGGCCCGTTCGACACCATCATCATGTCCGGCGGCGAGGGATCGCGCGACTACGCCCAGCTCGGGTCACTGCTCGACTGGCTGAAGCGCGAGGCGCCGCGGGCACGGCGGGTGGCCAGCGTCTGCTCCGGCGCCTATCTCCTGGCCAAGGCGGGGCTCCTGGACGCCCGGCGGGCGACCACCCACTGGAACAGCACCGACCACTTCGCCCAGGAATTCCCGGCCGTGCGGCTGGAGCCGGACCGCATCTTCACCCGGGATGGCCTGGGGCGCGACGGCGAGATCTGGACCTCAGCCGGGATCACGGCGGGCATCGACCTGGCGCTGGCGCTGATCGAAGACGACCTCGGCGCCAAGGTGGCCCGGCGCACCGCCCAGCAGCTCGTGGTGCATCACCGCCGGCCGGGCGGCCAGTCGCAGTTCTCGGCCCTGCTCGACACCGGCGGGGTGCACGGCCGCTTCGCCGGCCTGATGGACTGGATCCGCGAGCGGCTGGCCGAACCCTTGAGCGTCGAGCGGCTGGCCGACCAGGCGGCGATGAGCCCGCGCAACTTCGCCCGCGCCTTCCGCGCCGAGACGGGGCTGACGCCGGCCAAGGCGGTGGAGCGGCTGCGGCTGGAGGCGGCGCGGCTGCGCGTCGAGGCCTCGGCCGAGCCCATCGACCGGGTGGCCGAGGCGGTGGGCTTCGGCGACCCGGAGCGCATGCGCCGGGCCTTCCTGCGCGCCTTCGGCCAACCACCGCAGGCCCTGAGGCGCGCGGCGCGGGCCTAG
- a CDS encoding ArsR/SmtB family transcription factor, giving the protein MVELSPEHLDTVFHALGDSTRRRMLHDLAAGERSVGELAAPFDISLAAASKHIKALEKAGLVRREVRGRSHLCRLEAGPLAEAHAWLAFYERFWTDRLDVLERLLREDARKDSQSEAQKGAKTSEGDQR; this is encoded by the coding sequence ATGGTTGAATTAAGCCCCGAGCACCTCGACACCGTCTTCCATGCCCTCGGCGACAGCACACGCCGGCGGATGTTGCACGACCTCGCCGCGGGCGAGCGCAGCGTGGGGGAGCTCGCCGCGCCCTTCGACATTTCGCTGGCCGCGGCGTCCAAGCACATCAAGGCGCTGGAGAAGGCCGGCCTCGTCCGGCGCGAGGTTCGCGGACGCAGCCATCTCTGCCGCCTCGAGGCGGGCCCTCTGGCCGAGGCCCATGCTTGGCTCGCCTTCTACGAACGGTTCTGGACCGACCGCCTCGACGTGCTCGAGCGGCTGCTGCGCGAAGACGCCCGGAAAGACTCCCAATCCGAAGCCCAGAAGGGCGCGAAGACTTCCGAAGGAGACCAGCGATGA
- a CDS encoding cell wall hydrolase translates to MSRNPSNPTRAIAGLAVTAVAVASLAACAPPGKKPAAPQARLASAHLSVDQLQKLAAGADPAQLGITPAAPPANGLPIPANAEAVGADALKINASRPFAAEPILPMRPFLLKTDAADRERAVHCLTQAIYYEAAREPLKGQQAVAQVVLNRVRHPAYPKTVCGVVYQGASLATGCQFTFTCDGALRWRPETDLWDRAEGVARKALAGYVDKDVGSATHYHAAYVAPYWAPTLVKMTQVGQHIFYRWTGAWGEPAAFTGRYSGREAMLTPAVLASAPEALPPEPRKVTLTLGGEARTYQVADAAASADQPAAGTIHAARRAPTPDEVRKINASLAAMEARMNGGAVLAQNTASPTGSSTGGR, encoded by the coding sequence GTGAGCCGCAATCCTTCGAACCCGACCCGCGCCATCGCAGGCCTGGCCGTGACAGCCGTCGCTGTCGCCAGCCTCGCCGCCTGCGCCCCGCCCGGAAAGAAGCCGGCCGCGCCCCAGGCCCGCCTCGCCTCGGCCCACCTCAGCGTCGACCAGCTCCAGAAGCTCGCCGCTGGCGCCGACCCGGCCCAGCTCGGCATCACCCCGGCCGCGCCGCCGGCCAACGGCCTGCCGATCCCGGCCAATGCCGAAGCCGTCGGCGCCGATGCCTTGAAGATCAACGCCTCGCGCCCCTTCGCCGCCGAGCCGATCCTGCCGATGCGGCCGTTCTTGCTCAAGACCGACGCGGCCGACCGCGAGCGCGCCGTCCATTGCCTGACCCAGGCGATCTACTACGAGGCCGCCCGCGAACCCCTGAAGGGACAGCAGGCGGTCGCCCAGGTGGTGCTGAACCGCGTCCGCCACCCGGCCTATCCGAAGACCGTCTGCGGCGTCGTTTATCAGGGGGCGTCGCTCGCCACCGGCTGCCAGTTCACCTTCACCTGCGACGGGGCCCTGCGCTGGAGGCCCGAAACAGACCTCTGGGACCGCGCCGAGGGCGTCGCCAGGAAGGCGCTCGCCGGCTACGTCGATAAGGACGTGGGCTCGGCCACCCACTACCACGCCGCCTATGTGGCGCCGTACTGGGCCCCGACCCTGGTGAAGATGACCCAGGTCGGCCAGCACATCTTCTACCGCTGGACCGGCGCCTGGGGCGAACCTGCCGCCTTCACCGGCCGCTACTCGGGCCGCGAGGCGATGCTGACGCCCGCCGTCCTCGCCAGCGCGCCCGAAGCCCTGCCGCCGGAACCCCGCAAGGTGACCCTCACCCTCGGCGGTGAGGCGCGCACCTATCAGGTCGCCGATGCCGCCGCATCCGCCGATCAGCCCGCCGCCGGCACGATCCACGCCGCCCGCCGCGCGCCGACGCCGGACGAGGTCCGGAAGATCAACGCCAGCCTCGCCGCCATGGAAGCGCGGATGAACGGGGGCGCAGTGCTCGCCCAGAACACCGCCAGCCCCACCGGCAGCTCCACCGGCGGCCGCTAA
- a CDS encoding DJ-1/PfpI family protein, with amino-acid sequence MADPETAPELVIVIALYPGVTHLDFTGPHQVLVRAPNAKVLAASLDGQDIEAEGLVFARLADLAAIPRCDVLLVPGGFGATDAMLDEAFMAQIRRLGGSARYITSVCTGSLILAAAGFLTGRRAACHWAWRELLKPFGAIVSEARVERDGNILTGGGVTAGIDFAFVLLAELAGEAYARAIQLGLEYAPAPPFEGGRPETAPPEILATVQARMGPLAEKRMADAREAARRLQSA; translated from the coding sequence ATGGCAGACCCTGAGACCGCGCCCGAGCTGGTCATCGTCATCGCCCTCTATCCGGGCGTCACCCACCTCGACTTCACCGGACCCCACCAGGTGCTGGTCCGGGCGCCGAACGCCAAGGTGCTCGCCGCCTCGCTGGACGGGCAGGACATCGAGGCGGAGGGGTTGGTGTTCGCCAGGCTCGCCGACCTTGCCGCCATCCCGCGCTGCGACGTGCTGCTCGTGCCGGGCGGCTTCGGCGCCACTGACGCCATGCTGGACGAGGCCTTCATGGCCCAGATCCGCCGCCTCGGGGGCTCGGCGCGCTACATCACCTCGGTCTGCACCGGCTCGCTGATCCTTGCGGCCGCCGGCTTCCTCACCGGCCGCCGGGCGGCCTGCCACTGGGCCTGGCGGGAGCTCCTGAAGCCTTTCGGAGCCATCGTCAGCGAGGCGCGCGTGGAGCGGGACGGCAATATCCTGACCGGCGGCGGCGTCACCGCCGGCATCGACTTCGCCTTCGTGCTGCTGGCCGAGCTGGCCGGCGAGGCCTACGCCCGGGCGATCCAGCTCGGGCTGGAATATGCGCCGGCCCCACCCTTCGAAGGCGGGCGGCCGGAGACCGCGCCGCCGGAGATCCTCGCCACGGTGCAGGCCCGCATGGGCCCGCTCGCCGAAAAGCGGATGGCGGACGCCCGCGAGGCCGCCCGCCGCCTGCAGTCCGCTTAA
- a CDS encoding SRPBCC family protein, with product MSDVMTKDGYGRLTGPTTLQIQRRLPGPIERVWGYLTDGELRRHWLAAGEMELKLGASFELVWRNDELSEAPDSRPDGMPVENRMTCEITQLDPPRLLGFTWRGSGDVVFELEPMHGEVLLTVTHHKLPDRPTLLKVAAGWHTHLDLLVAQARGEKPGAFWSTWSRLHEAYGERLP from the coding sequence ATGAGCGATGTCATGACCAAGGACGGTTACGGCCGGCTGACCGGACCGACGACCCTGCAGATCCAGCGCCGGCTGCCCGGCCCGATCGAACGGGTGTGGGGCTATCTCACCGACGGCGAGCTGCGCCGCCACTGGCTGGCGGCCGGCGAGATGGAGCTGAAGCTCGGCGCGAGCTTCGAGCTGGTCTGGCGCAATGATGAGCTGAGCGAGGCGCCGGATTCACGGCCGGACGGCATGCCCGTGGAGAACCGCATGACCTGCGAGATCACCCAACTCGATCCCCCACGCCTGCTGGGCTTCACCTGGCGCGGCTCCGGCGACGTGGTGTTCGAGCTCGAGCCGATGCACGGCGAGGTCCTGCTCACCGTCACCCATCACAAGCTGCCCGACCGCCCCACCCTGCTGAAGGTCGCCGCGGGGTGGCACACCCACCTCGACCTGTTGGTCGCCCAGGCGCGCGGGGAGAAGCCCGGAGCGTTCTGGAGCACCTGGTCGCGGCTGCACGAGGCGTACGGCGAGCGCCTCCCTTAA
- the nadA gene encoding quinolinate synthase NadA produces MLILSIREVPMAADGFQFDFTPEVEAATAPAWEKVKRHITPMEWRAQAPLIAEINRLKREKDAVILAHNYMTPEIFHGVGDYVGDSLGLAKEAAKSNARIIVQAGVHFMAETSKILSPEKRVLIPDLQAGCSLASAITGADVRLIKQRYPGLPVVTYVNTTADVKAETDICCTSANAVQVVEEAARQWGVDRVILIPDEYLARNVARQTHIGIIAWKGRCEVHERFTAADILELKEAYPGAEVLAHPECPAEVLEVSDFAGSTAAMNDYVLTRKPKRVVLITECSMADNVAADAHDTEFVRPCNLCPHMKRISLENIYEALVKEQFEVTVDPAIAERARLAVQRMVDLPPPLVPARYDLVKARHHVDVELI; encoded by the coding sequence ATGCTCATTTTGAGCATAAGGGAGGTTCCCATGGCCGCCGACGGATTCCAGTTCGACTTCACCCCCGAGGTGGAGGCCGCGACCGCCCCCGCATGGGAAAAGGTGAAGCGGCACATCACGCCGATGGAATGGCGCGCCCAGGCCCCGCTGATCGCCGAGATCAACCGCCTGAAGCGCGAGAAGGACGCGGTCATCCTCGCCCACAACTACATGACGCCGGAGATCTTCCACGGCGTCGGCGACTACGTGGGCGACAGCCTCGGCCTGGCCAAGGAAGCGGCCAAGTCGAACGCCAGGATCATCGTCCAGGCCGGCGTGCACTTCATGGCCGAGACCTCCAAGATCCTCAGCCCCGAGAAGCGGGTCCTCATCCCGGACCTGCAGGCCGGCTGCAGCCTGGCCAGCGCGATCACCGGCGCCGACGTGCGGCTGATCAAGCAGCGCTATCCAGGCCTGCCGGTGGTCACCTATGTGAACACCACCGCCGACGTGAAGGCCGAGACCGACATTTGCTGCACCAGCGCCAACGCAGTGCAGGTGGTCGAGGAAGCCGCGCGTCAGTGGGGCGTCGACCGGGTGATCCTGATCCCGGACGAGTACCTGGCCCGCAACGTCGCCCGCCAGACCCACATCGGCATCATCGCCTGGAAGGGCCGCTGCGAGGTGCACGAGCGCTTCACCGCCGCCGACATCCTGGAGCTGAAGGAGGCCTATCCGGGCGCCGAGGTCCTGGCTCATCCCGAGTGCCCGGCCGAGGTGCTGGAGGTCTCGGACTTCGCCGGCTCGACCGCGGCGATGAACGACTACGTCCTGACCCGCAAGCCCAAGCGCGTGGTGCTGATCACCGAGTGCTCGATGGCCGACAACGTCGCCGCCGACGCCCACGACACCGAGTTCGTGCGGCCCTGCAACCTGTGCCCGCACATGAAGCGGATCAGCCTCGAGAACATCTACGAGGCGCTGGTGAAGGAGCAGTTCGAGGTGACCGTCGATCCGGCGATCGCCGAGCGTGCACGGCTGGCCGTGCAGCGGATGGTCGACCTGCCGCCGCCGCTGGTCCCGGCCCGCTACGACCTCGTCAAGGCGCGCCACCACGTCGATGTGGAGTTGATCTGA
- a CDS encoding GNAT family N-acetyltransferase — protein sequence MIRYARATDHAAIAEVVEAAFGRADEARLVERLRADADAMFELVAVEDGRIVGHIMFSRLWADRYELYAALAPVAVAPELQRSGVGSALVRRGVECAPEFGAAGLLVLGDPAYYGRFGFSREAAANVASPYSALPAFQALALDPGAFAGPMTVAYPDAFGGRDA from the coding sequence ATGATCCGCTACGCCAGAGCCACCGACCACGCCGCCATCGCCGAGGTGGTGGAGGCCGCATTCGGCCGGGCCGACGAGGCGCGGCTGGTGGAACGCCTGCGCGCCGACGCCGACGCCATGTTCGAGCTGGTCGCTGTCGAGGATGGGCGGATCGTCGGCCACATCATGTTCAGCCGCCTATGGGCCGATCGGTACGAGCTCTACGCCGCCCTCGCGCCGGTGGCGGTGGCGCCCGAGCTGCAGCGGAGCGGTGTGGGCTCGGCGCTGGTGCGCCGGGGAGTCGAATGCGCGCCCGAATTCGGCGCGGCCGGCCTGCTGGTGCTGGGCGATCCCGCCTACTACGGCCGCTTCGGCTTCAGCCGCGAGGCGGCGGCGAACGTCGCCTCGCCCTACAGCGCCCTGCCCGCCTTCCAGGCGCTGGCCCTCGATCCCGGCGCCTTCGCGGGCCCGATGACCGTGGCCTACCCGGACGCCTTCGGCGGCCGAGACGCCTAA